A segment of the Coffea arabica cultivar ET-39 chromosome 8c, Coffea Arabica ET-39 HiFi, whole genome shotgun sequence genome:
ATTTCCTGGCCTGAGAAACTCAGGCGAGGAGCCAATTTCTCAAGCGCTAAACGGCAACCGGGCTGCTGCCGATGCCAGAGAAGAGCTGAGCCGCTAGTAATGGCCACAGTCGCCAATTCTCACCTCTCAAAACGCCTGTCACCGCTAGTCCCTGAATCACGTTGGCTGGTCAACACCTTAACCTCAATCCTCCAGAAAACGGTAAACCCAGAGACGGAGCTCCCCGATATTCTCAACCAATTCTCACCCCATTTGACGCCCAAATTAGTCATCCAAGTTATTAACAACCAAACAAGCCCTAACCATTCTCTTTACTTCTTCAACTGGGCTGCTAACTTAAACCCCAACGCCAGTAATTACTTCCACACACACCATTGCTACATTGCCATTGCTGATAAGCTAATATCCCATAGATTATTTTCTTTGGCAACTAGATTACTTGAATCCCACGACAGATATTCTGATTTTATGGTGGGGAAATTTATCAAAGCTCATGGGGATTTAGGCCATTTAAATTGGGCTGTTAAGCTTTTTCATCATGTAAAAGAGAGAGAATTTGGGGACTGCTTGTTTTCGTATAATGCAGTCTTAGGCGTTTTGGTTAAGGCTAAGAGGGTTAACTTGGCCTGGGGATTCTTCGGGATGATGATTAAAGAGGCTGTTGTAAAGCCTGATGTTTCAACATATACAACAATGATTAGGGGGTTTTGTCAAATAGGCATGATTGAGCATGCCGAGAaggtgtttgatgaaatgtcccGAATGGGGTGTGAGAGAAATTTGTTTACTTACAATACTATTGTTCATGGGTTCTGTAAGAAAGGTCTAATGGAAAATGCTCGAAGCATTGTAGATAAAATGGTTGAGAGTAGGGTTTATTTGCCTGATATGGTTACTTTTACCACATTGATTGATGGGTTTTGTAGGATTGGGAATACAGACGAGGCCATGAGGTGGTTTGATGAGATGGGGAAGAGGAATATCAAGCCTAATGTGTCAACCTATAATGCTCTGATCAATGGATTGTGTTTGAATGGAATGGTCGACGAGGCCAAGAAGATGCAGACTAGGATGAGACTTAGTGGAGTGAAGGATAATGTAACTACTCATACGAGTTTGCTGAAGGGATATTGTTCTGCAGGGCGATCGAATGAGGCCATTCAACATTTCAGGGAGATGGTTGGTTCTGGTTTGGAGCTTGATCAGAAATCATATGCAGTTATTGTAAATGAGCATTGCAAGTTGAAAATGCCAGATAAGGCTATTGCTCTGTTAAGGGAAATGAGGGTGAAAGGCATTAGTCCACCTATGTATGGTTATAATGCTGTACTTAGGAGTCTTGTAGAGCTGGGTGAGCTTGATAAAGCCGTATTTCTTTTGAAACAGATGCCACAGATGGGTTGCCATCCAAATTTTTTATCATATAGTGCAGTGATTTGTGGCCTGGTAAGGGCTACGGGAAGGATGCAAGATGTATGGATGCTAGTTAACAACATGCTTCAGGATGGTAATAGGCTCGACACCACTTTATACAATTGCTTAATTTGGGGATTTTGCGAGGATGGAAATGTGGAAATGGCTATGaactttttcttgaaaatgattGATGAGAGATATTTGATTAATCTTGAATGCTTTGAAGTGTTTGTCAAGAAACTGGTCGCTGAAGGAAAGTTATTTGAGATTGAAAAGCTTTTTGAGCAGATGAGAAAATGCTGCCCAATGAAGGAGATCCACAGTTATCAAAAGGTTCTAGACGAGGTTTTAAGGTGAAAAAGAAGCCAAGTGATGAAGTTATCGAGTCTGTCAATTCTTTGCTGCAATGTAGTGTGAAGAATTGTTGGAACAAGGGTACTCATACGAGACTCATTTCTTCCTTCAAGCTCCCACTTGGAATGTGGTTGTAAAATAATCTATAGAACACCCTTCCTACCAAGGTTTCAAATTGGCAAATTTCTCATTTACTCAGTATGAGCTGTGACCTGTTACCACACTCGGTACATAACTAGAAAGCAAGAGCCTTATTCTTGTAATTATATTCCATTAGACATTTCCTTTTGAATATCTTCAGTTGCGGTATGTGGAAAGAATTTCAAAGTACAACGAGAAGATCTTTGAGGGCCTCTACCCACAAGCATGCTGCTGCCCAGAATTATAATGGCTCCTCACCCAAGTGTTTCTGAACCAGATGCAGCCGAAAGCCTGGATCGCAGAAGTTCTTGCCTAGTAGTTTTGAGCAAGACTTGTACTCTA
Coding sequences within it:
- the LOC113707051 gene encoding uncharacterized protein, encoding MATVANSHLSKRLSPLVPESRWLVNTLTSILQKTVNPETELPDILNQFSPHLTPKLVIQVINNQTSPNHSLYFFNWAANLNPNASNYFHTHHCYIAIADKLISHRLFSLATRLLESHDRYSDFMVGKFIKAHGDLGHLNWAVKLFHHVKEREFGDCLFSYNAVLGVLVKAKRVNLAWGFFGMMIKEAVVKPDVSTYTTMIRGFCQIGMIEHAEKVFDEMSRMGCERNLFTYNTIVHGFCKKGLMENARSIVDKMVESRVYLPDMVTFTTLIDGFCRIGNTDEAMRWFDEMGKRNIKPNVSTYNALINGLCLNGMVDEAKKMQTRMRLSGVKDNVTTHTSLLKGYCSAGRSNEAIQHFREMVGSGLELDQKSYAVIVNEHCKLKMPDKAIALLREMRVKGISPPMYGYNAVLRSLVELGELDKAVFLLKQMPQMGCHPNFLSYSAVICGLVRATGRMQDVWMLVNNMLQDGNRLDTTLYNCLIWGFCEDGNVEMAMNFFLKMIDERYLINLECFEVFVKKLVAEGKLFEIEKLFEQMRKCCPMKEIHSYQKVLDEVLR